One Lagenorhynchus albirostris chromosome 7, mLagAlb1.1, whole genome shotgun sequence genomic window, atgtggaattGTGGATACACAGGGCTAAGTTATATGaagattttcaactgtgcagagCATCATCATTCCTAACTCCcacgttcaagggtcaactgtatatgctttgaaaaccactgactcAACCTTTAGCCAAATGGAATTATGTCTCATTTGAACCAGGTCACTGGTGGTAATGGCATGACGCCATTGTTTTTAAACTATAATATTTTAACTTTGAGTACCAATCAGTAACACAAACTGAATTGGATAAACAGCCTTCATTCAGAGGGGTGAAAGTGTCAGCACGATTTAACCTACTTATAGGGGTAAATCTTAGTTTTTCCTcagtggagagaaaaaaaaaaatcagtaagtgcTGCTTAATCTACCTTGTTTTTCGCCACTTCTTTAAAAACAAGACAGATTCTTCTTGTCTACACCagacaattttcaaaataaaaatcagtatctatttggagaggaagcagggagaaacCCTGAAGTTGTCCATTTAAGATaatactgtggggcttccctggtggtgcagtggttgagagtccgcctgccgatgcaggggacacaggttcgtgccccggtccgggaaaaaaaaaagataatactgTGTTTAAAGTATTTGAATAGACAACAGCAGAGTTGCAGTAGCTAGATGATTCCTTAGACTGGAAGCAATCTAGCCTTCAGACAGCTATCATATTTTAAACAGATCCTTAGTTGCATGGATCGTGTAATGCATGGATCACCCTGGTTTGTGCTGGAATCTGAGAAGAACTCCTCCTTATCCAGAGAGCTTTTAAACATCTGAATAGTTGATCTTAGCTATGAGCTGAATAGTGCCCTATGAGTATATGTAACAAGCACATCCCCTTCCTTTTTCTATTAACCCATTAGTAGCAATCGATGAAAGTAAAATCAAGTTGtggttaaatgaataattttcattattaacACCTACCTTGCATTTTACAGGTATAAACAGTGGCACACCACCTTCTGGAGAAACCAAGGACTTTGTAACAGTAAACTGGTCCAGTGTGATATCACAAgtataaaaaatattccattctgtatcaAAACTAGGCACATGCCTTTATTTATAGTAACAGAAGTTAACAGAATTGAGCATTTTTGCCTTGGGTCCTGTTTCTTGGCATCCTACGTCAGACAAACACATCTTTCAACATATATCCGCCCATAACTCCAGGGATCTAGTCTCAGGGTTATCTCTATGTAAAGGAAGGTGAAATCACACTTGGATCGATAGTGGTGAGTAACTAAAAGCACAACCTCTCATTCATATTGCTTTAAAACATATACAGCAtatatgtttcaaaaaaaaaagagtaaagaatatATTGATTTCTTTGTGGTGTTGAACCAACAATACGGTATGATGCAAGGATTTAACAAATGAGAATCAGAGATACAAATTTTTCTGTAGAGTATGTTTTGGACAAATGTGTCTTTTTAATATGTAAATCCTACATTGTaggttgttcctttttatttattcttttgtttttgcagtGGTAGAAAATGTTGAATAACTGTCCATGAGCATAAGCCAAAGGTCAGGTTCATTACTGAGATCCCCAGAATGCCAATATTTGCAATGCAAACAATTAGTATCCCACTGTGTGAAGGGCTCTGACACATGCCTGCCTTGAGGCGGCGAGTCTCCATCAGAAGTCCTCCTGCTTCCACGGACCCTGCTTTGACACAGGGGCAGCGGCACTAAGCTGCCTTTTAACCTAGTGCTTTACTGTGCCAGGCTGTCTTAACTGGTTACCAACAATGACACGGAAACCATAGCTGGAGTGGTCGACCCTCAAATCATTTTCATGTTGAACCTCCTGGGTCCAGCCACCTCCCCTTCCACAACAGCACCATTGTTTTTTCGGGGTACATACTCAAGGTCAATGCTGTTTTTGTGTTTGCCTTTCCCACGGCTCCACacaaaaaggaggagaaaacaaaataaaaccactcCCAGGAATGTGAAACAGCCCATGGCTGTAGACACCAGTATTGTTTTAAGGTCCAGGGAAAAAGTATTGGCATTGGTGCCATTGGAAACGGTGTCATTGGAGTCGGTCATGTACATAGGGGTCCTGTTTGCATAAAGGAAGCGGTCTGAAGTGAATCCTTTCACAGTTAAGGAGGCTGTGTAGGTGTCATTCCCAGCGGCGTTGCTAGCGATGCAAACATACATCCCGCTATCTTGATCCTGGGCAAAACGGATTTCCAAGGTGCCATCGCCCAACACAGTGGCTCTTCCATTGGACTTGGCGGTGATGAAACGCCTTCGAGGTGTCACCCAGGAAATCACAGGCTGTGGGTCTCCATCAGCATTGCATTCTAGCTGGACCGTCTGCCCCTCATCCACTAGCAGATGCTGCAACTTCTTTTCACGGATTTTGGGTTTTTTGCaggtaaagtaaaaagaaagggcAGTGCTATGGAAATCCTTGAATGACCTCTCACGAATGGTGTCTGGGCCAGCACACATGGGCTGCTGGCCACCGAACTGCAGGGTGGGGTGACGCTGCAGGATCCAGAGAAGGCGGCAGTCACAGGCCAGTGGGTTGTTATTAATGCTCAGGACCTCCAAAGCCCTAGGGGAGGAGAAGACATTCTCTTCCAAAGTTTCCAGTAGGTTCTGAGACACATTGAGCACACGAAGGAAGCGGAGCCCTTGGAAGGAGTGAGGCTCAATGGTGCGGAGCTGGGCCCCCACTATATGAAGCTCCTGAAGGCGGATCAGGTCCGAGAACATGCCTGCTTCGATAGTGCTGATGGGATTGTAGGAGAGGTTAAGGTGGGTCAGATAGACCAGGTGTTTAAAGGCAAGGAAGGGTACCACGGACAGGTTGGTGTTCGTGATTGAGAGGGATGTGAGGTTGAGACCATAGAGGCTATTGGCAGGCATCATATCCAGTAAAGGCCAATAGTCAATCTCTAGATGTTTCAGGTGGAACAGTCTTTTAAAGGCATACACGGGCATGTTGTTGATACTGAGATGCTTCAGATGCAGGCTGATGAGGCTGCGGAGATGGGAGAGGGCTTCTGTTGGTACCGCTGTTAGGTTGCATTTCTCCAGGGTGAGCTGCTCCAAGCTAAGCAGCCCACTGAAGGCCCTATGTGATATATAAACCAAATCATTATCCCCCACTTCTAGAGACTTCAGGTTATGCAAATCCTGGAACATGTAG contains:
- the LINGO2 gene encoding leucine-rich repeat and immunoglobulin-like domain-containing nogo receptor-interacting protein 2, encoding MLHTALSCWQPFLGLAVVLIFMGSTIGCPARCECSAQNKSVSCHRRRLIAIPEGIPIETKILDLSKNRLKSVNPEEFISYPLLEEIDLSDNIIANVEPGAFNNLFNLRSLRLKGNRLKLVPLGVFTGLTNLTKLDISENKIVILLDYMFQDLHNLKSLEVGDNDLVYISHRAFSGLLSLEQLTLEKCNLTAVPTEALSHLRSLISLHLKHLSINNMPVYAFKRLFHLKHLEIDYWPLLDMMPANSLYGLNLTSLSITNTNLSVVPFLAFKHLVYLTHLNLSYNPISTIEAGMFSDLIRLQELHIVGAQLRTIEPHSFQGLRFLRVLNVSQNLLETLEENVFSSPRALEVLSINNNPLACDCRLLWILQRHPTLQFGGQQPMCAGPDTIRERSFKDFHSTALSFYFTCKKPKIREKKLQHLLVDEGQTVQLECNADGDPQPVISWVTPRRRFITAKSNGRATVLGDGTLEIRFAQDQDSGMYVCIASNAAGNDTYTASLTVKGFTSDRFLYANRTPMYMTDSNDTVSNGTNANTFSLDLKTILVSTAMGCFTFLGVVLFCFLLLFVWSRGKGKHKNSIDLEYVPRKNNGAVVEGEVAGPRRFNMKMI